A single Musa acuminata AAA Group cultivar baxijiao chromosome BXJ2-1, Cavendish_Baxijiao_AAA, whole genome shotgun sequence DNA region contains:
- the LOC135586592 gene encoding auxilin-like protein 1 isoform X2 yields the protein MEDARSRSGGSSEQSADADVLGDRSRRGAPFADRLGDYAEIFADHAGSISIPFLDLPPALDGFDAAAPVRTRGAGFDYSDVFGGVDSGESAALHDELFAAPKLEETCSSKGRTREEATCSQHMTREPKVTPEQSHGGRMTCQEGDRSSPNSTPSDICSTQFNVSYNKSSQGSKEGAMSGKTHITQLHAIPAFSFVVDTDTPFQTIGGDGPRNMLNEGVDNRKDQNKVLSASSGNISKSSENYLRADQKNTNRYPVSDNGHANASHHSHSFSHSISNGNVPPSDTVFFTASEFSLQTQPLRVPPPSRPSPRLYDKQELSKQRLSSSSKFGLDEVSFLKSIPKEKDFHVRQEVVKDNSPSFTDVQVDISSAAAASVAAVKEAMELAQAKLKRAKQLMERKHGILRNSRKLGHLESMKYKEQKLCQASPRREDFDEMLVASERRQEVTSTAKLTPCDEKKEKVKFTEEEGKARQVNDLKSSELLNRSAGKYNELVSSENHILIEEVSERKDFTRKTKIIAMIGEIKQNESTNDTLACQTESNRNLQKDKAAPVVCVHEDNSNLEAHVSHTEEVEKPGEVHKLHIQEEVTKAPCAGEETLSSARSEKKMEPSYYCKLHYTHVDKEENSKLKSALGKSGAAKPQDQNYSKEIDITNIAPVPGKGEDKFNMASVTVVQEEMDIEVPYVSCVSKGEGRVAASKCTDSEKTRREGKQCDAENVNRSEGMMVVHEQERREELNMKQQTCLSAENEIRFKEDKEADELEEVLKKWKTSGRTTTLEDQEKLIKATKAAFWLNYDGNNPKETQLELQQRDKKKDATPEPYNLENFEGQNKYERGFQVCGNEGIIEIQVEPHFMDKIFSINTIPIICNRPLHMALNAQPSNLSENEGNLSYSSLIATDRLPVASQKIILDTKKTEQKEKELMEKKGVQIKKPSRNLKEKEKERIQEQEEEKTRLLREAIEREEKLVEEERTRLWEETKDRVTKLEEEKKQGRLLEEANERERKLKEEKERARLSEEAKEIEWQMEEEELAKLLEKGKDSIMKEEEEQAKLFKEAIMREMKVEMARVRSLEEAKERDRKEEEERARLLEEAKKRERKLEEEERARLLEEANEWERGREKDRLAEERAIHEAHERAFTEARERAERMAVERITSEARQRALKEAQEKAKKTSCDALDKSLTEKASRDARLRAERAAVERATAEARERAIERALAVKVAADAREHAERYNATSRDTTRKENVTEECSNTRDKDGPLDAQFQSTSSLNSYQANSDSNYQQSSESALRCKARLERHQRIAERAAKALAEKNMRDVLAQREQAEKNRLAEYLDGDIKRWSNGKEGNLRALLSTLQYILGPESGWQPIQLTDVITSSAVKKAYRRATLCVHPDKLQQRGASIQQKYICEKVFDLLKEAWNRFNSEER from the exons ATGGAGGACGCTCGGAGCCGAAGCGGCGGCAGctccgagcagtccgccgacgccGACGTCCTCGGCGATCGGTCCAGGCGTGGTGCCCCATTCGCTGATCGCCTGGGCGACTACGCCGAGATCTTTGCCGACCACGCTGGTTCGATCTCCATTCCGTTTCTCGATCTACCGCCGGCTCTGGACGGCTTCGATGCTGCTGCCCCTGTCCGGACCCGGGGCGCCGGCTTCGACTACTCCGATGTGTTCGGGGGTGTAGACTCTGGAGAGTCCGCCGCTCTGCACGATGAGCTCTTTGCGGCGCCTAAGCTGGAGGAGACTTGTTCTTCGAAAGGGAG GACTAGAGAGGAAGCAACATGCAGCCAGCACATGACGAGAGAACCGAAAGTCACCCCAGAACAGTCACATGGGGGTCGTATGACTTGTCAAGAAGGTGATAGGTCCTCACCAAATTCCACTCCTTCAGATATTTGTTCCACACAATTCAATGTGTCATATAACAAGAGTAGCCAAGGAAGTAAAGAGGGTGCAATGAGTGGAAAAACACATATAACTCAACTTCATGCCATTCCTGCATTTAGCTTTGTTGTTGACACAGACACCCCCTTCCAGACTATTGGAGGTGACGGCCCTCGAAACATGTTAAATGAAGGAGTAGATAACAGGAAAGACCAAAATAAAGTTTTAAGTGCCTCTTCTGGCAATATTTCAAAGAGTTCAGAAAATTACTTGAGAGCAGATCAGAAGAATACCAATAGATATCCTGTTTCTGATAATGGGCATGCAAATGCAAGTCATCATTCACACTCTTTTAGTCATTCCATATCAAATGGGAATGTACCACCCTCTGATACTGTGTTTTTTACTGCATCTGAATTCAGTCTTCAGACACAACCATTGAGAGTGCCACCACCATCAAGGCCATCTCCTAGGTTATATGATAAGCAAGAACTCTCCAAACAAAGGTTGTCGTCAAGTTCAAAATTTGGTCTGGATGAAGTAAGCTTCCTAAAATCAATTCCTAAAGAAAAAGACTTCCATGTGCGTCAAGAGGTTGTCAAGGACAACTCTCCTAGCTTCACTGATGTGCAGGTCGATATTAGTTCAGCTGCTGCAGCTTCTGTTGCTGCTGTAAAAGAAGCAATGGAACTTGCTCAAGCTAAACTAAAAAGGGCAAAACAGTTGATGGAAAGAAAACATGGTATCCTTCGGAACAGCAGGAAGCTAGGTCACCTTGAAAGCATGAAATATAAAGAACAAAAACTGTGTCAAGCGTCACCGAGGCGTGAAGATTTTGATGAAATGCTAGTTGCTTCAGAGAGAAGACAGGAAGTTACAAGTACTGCCAAACTGACTCCATGTGAtgaaaagaaggaaaaagttAAATTTACCGAAGAGGAAGGAAAGGCAAGGCAAGTAAATGACTTGAAATCATCTGAATTGCTCAATAGATCAGCAGGCAAATACAATGAGCTGGTGAGCAGTGAGAATCACATACTGATTGAAGAGGTATCTGAGAGGAAAGATTTTACGAGGAAAACAAAAATAATTGCAATGATCGGTGAGATCAAACAAAATGAGAGCACAAATGATACACTGGCTTGTCAAACTGAAAGCAACAGGAACTTGCAGAAAGATAAGGCAGCACCTGTGGTTTGTGTACATGAAGACAATTCTAACTTAGAAGCTCATGTGTCTCATACGGAGGAAGTTGAGAAGCCAGGAGAGGTTCACAAACTCCACATACAAGAAGAGGTAACAAAAGCACCATGTGCAGGTGAAGAGACTCTTTCATCTGCAAGGAGTGAAAAGAAAATGGAACCTTCATATTACTGTAAGCTTCACTATACTCATGTTGACAAAGAAGAAAACAGCAAACTGAAATCTGCTTTAGGGAAGTCAGGAGCTGCTAAACCTCAAGATCAAAACTATTCAAAGGAAATTGACATCACTAACATAGCTCCTGTACCTGGTAAGGGTGAAGATAAGTTTAACATGGCCAGTGTCACTGTTGTGCAAGAAGAAATGGATATTGAAGTGCCTTATGTATCATGTGTATCAAAAGGGGAGGGAAGAGTAGCAGCTTCTAAGTGCACAGATTCTGAAAAGACAAGGAGAGAAGGAAAGCAATGTGATGCCGAGAATGTAAATCGATCTGAAGGAATGATGGTAGTGCATGAGCAGGAAAGACGAGAGGAACTAAATATGAAACAGCAGACATGCTTATCTGCAGAAAATGAAATAAGATTTAAAGAAGATAAAGAAGCTGATGAACTTGAAGAGGTTCTGAAGAAATGGAAAACATCAGGAAGAACAACAACACTTGAAGACCAAGAGAAGCTGATCAAAGCAACAAAAGCTGCCTTCTGGCTAAATTATGATGGAAATAATCCAAAAGAAACTCAGCTTGAACTGCAGCAAAGGGACAAGAAAAAAGATGCAACCCCAGAGCCATACAACCTGGAAAACTTTGAGGGACAGAATAAATATGAAAGAGGTTTTCAAGTTTGTGGAAATGAAGGTATTATAGAAATTCAAGTTGAGCCTCATTTTATGGATAAAATATTCTCCATAAATACAATTCCAATTATCTGCAACAGGCCTCTTCACATGGCTTTGAATGCCCAGCCATCTAATTTATCGGAAAATGAAGGTAACTTATCATATTCATCTCTAATTGCAACTGATAGACTTCCTGTGGCTTCTCAAAAGATTATTTTGGATACTAAGAAAAccgaacaaaaagaaaaagaattaatgGAGAAAAAAGGAGTACAGATAAAGAAACCATCaagaaatttaaaagaaaaagagaaggaaagaattcaAGAACAAGAGGAAGAGAAAACAAGGTTATTGCGAGAAGCAATTGAGAGAGAAGAAAAATTAGTAGAGGAAGAGAGAACAAGATTATGGGAAGAAACAAAAGACAGGGTAACAAAattggaagaagagaaaaagcaAGGAAGGTTACTAGAAGAAGCCAATGAGAGGGAAAGAAaattgaaagaagaaaaagaacgagCAAGGTTATCAGAAGAAGCAAAAGAGATTGAATGGCAAATGGAAGAAGAGGAGCTAGCAAAGTTGttagaaaaaggaaaagatagtataatgaaagaagaagaggagcaagcAAAGTTGTTCAAAGAAGCAATAATGAGGGAAATGAAAGTAGAAATGGCACGAGTAAGGTCATTAGAGGAAGCAAAGGAGAGAgataggaaagaagaagaggaacgaGCACGGTTATTAGAAGAAGCAAAAAAGAGGGAAAGGAAAttagaagaagaggagagggcAAGGTTATTAGAAGAAGCAAACGAGTgggagagaggaagagaaaagGACCGACTTGCCGAGGAAAGAGCAATCCATGAAGCACATGAAAGGGCATTTACTGAAGCCAGAGAAAGGGCAGAAAGGATGGCTGTAGAGAGGATTACTTCTGAGGCTCGGCAAAGAGCACTAAAGGAAGCCCAAGAAAAGGCAAAGAAGACCTCTTGTGATGCTCTGGACAAATCATTAACTGAGAAGGCTTCTAGAGATGCTAGGTTAAGGGCTGAGCGTGCTGCAGTTGAACGGGCCACTGCAGAAGCTCGTGAGCGTGCTATAGAAAGAGCACTTGCTGTAAAAGTTGCTGCAGATGCCAGAGAGCATGCTGAGAGATACAATGCTACTTCTAGAGACACAACAAGGAAAGAAAATGTGACGGAAGAGTGTTCAAATACCAGAGATAAG GATGGCCCACTTGATGCACAATTTCAAAGTACTAGTTCTTTGAACAGTTACCAAGCAAATTCAGATTCTAATTATCAACAGAGTA GTGAATCAGCTTTAAGGTGTAAAGCTAGACTAGAGAGGCATCAGAGAATAGCTGAACGTGCT GCCAAAGCTCTTGCAGAAAAAAACATGCGGGATGTTCTTGCACAAAGAGAGCAAGCTGAGAAAAAT AGGTTGGCAGAGTACCTGGATGGTGACATTAAGAGATGGTCGAATGGAAAAGAAGGAAATTTGCGTGCACTGCTATCAACACTGCAATAT
- the LOC135586592 gene encoding auxilin-like protein 1 isoform X5, protein MEDARSRSGGSSEQSADADVLGDRSRRGAPFADRLGDYAEIFADHAGSISIPFLDLPPALDGFDAAAPVRTRGAGFDYSDVFGGVDSGESAALHDELFAAPKLEETCSSKGRTREEATCSQHMTREPKVTPEQSHGGRMTCQEGDRSSPNSTPSDICSTQFNVSYNKSSQGSKEGAMSGKTHITQLHAIPAFSFVVDTDTPFQTIGGDGPRNMLNEGVDNRKDQNKVLSASSGNISKSSENYLRADQKNTNRYPVSDNGHANASHHSHSFSHSISNGNVPPSDTVFFTASEFSLQTQPLRVPPPSRPSPRLYDKQELSKQRLSSSSKFGLDEVSFLKSIPKEKDFHVRQEVVKDNSPSFTDVQVDISSAAAASVAAVKEAMELAQAKLKRAKQLMERKHGILRNSRKLGHLESMKYKEQKLCQASPRREDFDEMLVASERRQEVTSTAKLTPCDEKKEKVKFTEEEGKARQVNDLKSSELLNRSAGKYNELVSSENHILIEEVSERKDFTRKTKIIAMIGEIKQNESTNDTLACQTESNRNLQKDKAAPVVCVHEDNSNLEAHVSHTEEVEKPGEVHKLHIQEEVTKAPCAGEETLSSARSEKKMEPSYYCKLHYTHVDKEENSKLKSALGKSGAAKPQDQNYSKEIDITNIAPVPGKGEDKFNMASVTVVQEEMDIEVPYVSCVSKGEGRVAASKCTDSEKTRREGKQCDAENVNRSEGMMVVHEQERREELNMKQQTCLSAENEIRFKEDKEADELEEVLKKWKTSGRTTTLEDQEKLIKATKAAFWLNYDGNNPKETQLELQQRDKKKDATPEPYNLENFEGQNKYERGFQVCGNEGIIEIQVEPHFMDKIFSINTIPIICNRPLHMALNAQPSNLSENEGNLSYSSLIATDRLPVASQKIILDTKKTEQKEKELMEKKGVQIKKPSRNLKEKEKERIQEQEEEKTRLLREAIEREEKLVEEERTRLWEETKDRVTKLEEEKKQGRLLEEANERERKLKEEKERARLSEEAKEIEWQMEEEELAKLLEKGKDSIMKEEEEQAKLFKEAIMREMKVEMARVRSLEEAKERDRKEEEERARLLEEAKKRERKLEEEERARLLEEANEWERGREKDRLAEERAIHEAHERAFTEARERAERMAVERITSEARQRALKEAQEKAKKTSCDALDKSLTEKASRDARLRAERAAVERATAEARERAIERALAVKVAADAREHAERYNATSRDTTRKENVTEECSNTRDKDGPLDAQFQSESALRCKARLERHQRIAERAAKALAEKNMRDVLAQREQAEKNRLAEYLDGDIKRWSNGKEGNLRALLSTLQYILGPESGWQPIQLTDVITSSAVKKAYRRATLCVHPDKLQQRGASIQQKYICEKVFDLLKEAWNRFNSEER, encoded by the exons ATGGAGGACGCTCGGAGCCGAAGCGGCGGCAGctccgagcagtccgccgacgccGACGTCCTCGGCGATCGGTCCAGGCGTGGTGCCCCATTCGCTGATCGCCTGGGCGACTACGCCGAGATCTTTGCCGACCACGCTGGTTCGATCTCCATTCCGTTTCTCGATCTACCGCCGGCTCTGGACGGCTTCGATGCTGCTGCCCCTGTCCGGACCCGGGGCGCCGGCTTCGACTACTCCGATGTGTTCGGGGGTGTAGACTCTGGAGAGTCCGCCGCTCTGCACGATGAGCTCTTTGCGGCGCCTAAGCTGGAGGAGACTTGTTCTTCGAAAGGGAG GACTAGAGAGGAAGCAACATGCAGCCAGCACATGACGAGAGAACCGAAAGTCACCCCAGAACAGTCACATGGGGGTCGTATGACTTGTCAAGAAGGTGATAGGTCCTCACCAAATTCCACTCCTTCAGATATTTGTTCCACACAATTCAATGTGTCATATAACAAGAGTAGCCAAGGAAGTAAAGAGGGTGCAATGAGTGGAAAAACACATATAACTCAACTTCATGCCATTCCTGCATTTAGCTTTGTTGTTGACACAGACACCCCCTTCCAGACTATTGGAGGTGACGGCCCTCGAAACATGTTAAATGAAGGAGTAGATAACAGGAAAGACCAAAATAAAGTTTTAAGTGCCTCTTCTGGCAATATTTCAAAGAGTTCAGAAAATTACTTGAGAGCAGATCAGAAGAATACCAATAGATATCCTGTTTCTGATAATGGGCATGCAAATGCAAGTCATCATTCACACTCTTTTAGTCATTCCATATCAAATGGGAATGTACCACCCTCTGATACTGTGTTTTTTACTGCATCTGAATTCAGTCTTCAGACACAACCATTGAGAGTGCCACCACCATCAAGGCCATCTCCTAGGTTATATGATAAGCAAGAACTCTCCAAACAAAGGTTGTCGTCAAGTTCAAAATTTGGTCTGGATGAAGTAAGCTTCCTAAAATCAATTCCTAAAGAAAAAGACTTCCATGTGCGTCAAGAGGTTGTCAAGGACAACTCTCCTAGCTTCACTGATGTGCAGGTCGATATTAGTTCAGCTGCTGCAGCTTCTGTTGCTGCTGTAAAAGAAGCAATGGAACTTGCTCAAGCTAAACTAAAAAGGGCAAAACAGTTGATGGAAAGAAAACATGGTATCCTTCGGAACAGCAGGAAGCTAGGTCACCTTGAAAGCATGAAATATAAAGAACAAAAACTGTGTCAAGCGTCACCGAGGCGTGAAGATTTTGATGAAATGCTAGTTGCTTCAGAGAGAAGACAGGAAGTTACAAGTACTGCCAAACTGACTCCATGTGAtgaaaagaaggaaaaagttAAATTTACCGAAGAGGAAGGAAAGGCAAGGCAAGTAAATGACTTGAAATCATCTGAATTGCTCAATAGATCAGCAGGCAAATACAATGAGCTGGTGAGCAGTGAGAATCACATACTGATTGAAGAGGTATCTGAGAGGAAAGATTTTACGAGGAAAACAAAAATAATTGCAATGATCGGTGAGATCAAACAAAATGAGAGCACAAATGATACACTGGCTTGTCAAACTGAAAGCAACAGGAACTTGCAGAAAGATAAGGCAGCACCTGTGGTTTGTGTACATGAAGACAATTCTAACTTAGAAGCTCATGTGTCTCATACGGAGGAAGTTGAGAAGCCAGGAGAGGTTCACAAACTCCACATACAAGAAGAGGTAACAAAAGCACCATGTGCAGGTGAAGAGACTCTTTCATCTGCAAGGAGTGAAAAGAAAATGGAACCTTCATATTACTGTAAGCTTCACTATACTCATGTTGACAAAGAAGAAAACAGCAAACTGAAATCTGCTTTAGGGAAGTCAGGAGCTGCTAAACCTCAAGATCAAAACTATTCAAAGGAAATTGACATCACTAACATAGCTCCTGTACCTGGTAAGGGTGAAGATAAGTTTAACATGGCCAGTGTCACTGTTGTGCAAGAAGAAATGGATATTGAAGTGCCTTATGTATCATGTGTATCAAAAGGGGAGGGAAGAGTAGCAGCTTCTAAGTGCACAGATTCTGAAAAGACAAGGAGAGAAGGAAAGCAATGTGATGCCGAGAATGTAAATCGATCTGAAGGAATGATGGTAGTGCATGAGCAGGAAAGACGAGAGGAACTAAATATGAAACAGCAGACATGCTTATCTGCAGAAAATGAAATAAGATTTAAAGAAGATAAAGAAGCTGATGAACTTGAAGAGGTTCTGAAGAAATGGAAAACATCAGGAAGAACAACAACACTTGAAGACCAAGAGAAGCTGATCAAAGCAACAAAAGCTGCCTTCTGGCTAAATTATGATGGAAATAATCCAAAAGAAACTCAGCTTGAACTGCAGCAAAGGGACAAGAAAAAAGATGCAACCCCAGAGCCATACAACCTGGAAAACTTTGAGGGACAGAATAAATATGAAAGAGGTTTTCAAGTTTGTGGAAATGAAGGTATTATAGAAATTCAAGTTGAGCCTCATTTTATGGATAAAATATTCTCCATAAATACAATTCCAATTATCTGCAACAGGCCTCTTCACATGGCTTTGAATGCCCAGCCATCTAATTTATCGGAAAATGAAGGTAACTTATCATATTCATCTCTAATTGCAACTGATAGACTTCCTGTGGCTTCTCAAAAGATTATTTTGGATACTAAGAAAAccgaacaaaaagaaaaagaattaatgGAGAAAAAAGGAGTACAGATAAAGAAACCATCaagaaatttaaaagaaaaagagaaggaaagaattcaAGAACAAGAGGAAGAGAAAACAAGGTTATTGCGAGAAGCAATTGAGAGAGAAGAAAAATTAGTAGAGGAAGAGAGAACAAGATTATGGGAAGAAACAAAAGACAGGGTAACAAAattggaagaagagaaaaagcaAGGAAGGTTACTAGAAGAAGCCAATGAGAGGGAAAGAAaattgaaagaagaaaaagaacgagCAAGGTTATCAGAAGAAGCAAAAGAGATTGAATGGCAAATGGAAGAAGAGGAGCTAGCAAAGTTGttagaaaaaggaaaagatagtataatgaaagaagaagaggagcaagcAAAGTTGTTCAAAGAAGCAATAATGAGGGAAATGAAAGTAGAAATGGCACGAGTAAGGTCATTAGAGGAAGCAAAGGAGAGAgataggaaagaagaagaggaacgaGCACGGTTATTAGAAGAAGCAAAAAAGAGGGAAAGGAAAttagaagaagaggagagggcAAGGTTATTAGAAGAAGCAAACGAGTgggagagaggaagagaaaagGACCGACTTGCCGAGGAAAGAGCAATCCATGAAGCACATGAAAGGGCATTTACTGAAGCCAGAGAAAGGGCAGAAAGGATGGCTGTAGAGAGGATTACTTCTGAGGCTCGGCAAAGAGCACTAAAGGAAGCCCAAGAAAAGGCAAAGAAGACCTCTTGTGATGCTCTGGACAAATCATTAACTGAGAAGGCTTCTAGAGATGCTAGGTTAAGGGCTGAGCGTGCTGCAGTTGAACGGGCCACTGCAGAAGCTCGTGAGCGTGCTATAGAAAGAGCACTTGCTGTAAAAGTTGCTGCAGATGCCAGAGAGCATGCTGAGAGATACAATGCTACTTCTAGAGACACAACAAGGAAAGAAAATGTGACGGAAGAGTGTTCAAATACCAGAGATAAG GATGGCCCACTTGATGCACAATTTCAAA GTGAATCAGCTTTAAGGTGTAAAGCTAGACTAGAGAGGCATCAGAGAATAGCTGAACGTGCT GCCAAAGCTCTTGCAGAAAAAAACATGCGGGATGTTCTTGCACAAAGAGAGCAAGCTGAGAAAAAT AGGTTGGCAGAGTACCTGGATGGTGACATTAAGAGATGGTCGAATGGAAAAGAAGGAAATTTGCGTGCACTGCTATCAACACTGCAATAT